The following nucleotide sequence is from Eremothecium cymbalariae DBVPG#7215 chromosome 6, complete sequence.
CCATGAATCGAATCGGCTAACAGCTGCAGAAAAAGCGTTTATTAATCAGTGGTCTCTCACGGGGGAGAAGTGTATACATGGGACTCCCTCTGGTATTGATAACGCAGTTGCGACGTACGGTAACGCAGTTCTTTTCCAACGGCAAAGTGATGGTTCTACGAGGTTTGAACCGATGAAAGACTTTCCGCAGATCCCAATGATTTTGACGAACACCAAGATTCCCAAATCTACAAAGGTTTTGGTTGCAAATGTGAGGAAGTTGGTAGAAAAGGATCCTTTGATTACTACGCCGATACTAGATGCCATGGAGCAGATTGCAAAAAAGGCCAGTAAAATACTTCCAGCAGTTGACACTGACACTCTGCTGTATGCGGAGTTGTTGGAGTTGGTTAGAATAAACCATGGACTCTTAGTTTCTCTTGGCGTGTCCCATCCTGGTTTGGAAGCAGTAAAGTGTCTGAGTGATAATATGAAAGTTGGGGCCACCAAGTTGACAGGTGCCGGTGGTGGTGGATGTGCATTGACTTTGttaaataaagatattgattATCAGGAAATAGACCAATTCATAGACACGTTGTCTCAGCAATATGGATACGAGTCTTTCTCTACTGACCTGGGTGGGTTCGGATGCTGCTTCTTGTCTCGAGAAAGTATGCAGTCACGTTTGGAAGAAATAACaagattatttgaagaaccatCTACAGAACAGCAACTAACTGATATGCTACTACCTGGTAACTCATCTTTGATGTGGATACATCATTGAAAACAGTTTTCGTTGAATTTTGGTAtatacttttttgtttaacCAATCTTAAAAAGTTTATTAATTTGGCTTTGAGAGCAACTAGATACACAAGACGGTGAGAagtatataatatttataattCATCTCCctttaatattattttttatctttctttaaataataCTTTCCATCTTCTTTGCTTTTGAAGGCAATCACATCCCTCTGTTGAAATAGACTTGCTGAATCACCTTACCATCTCTGTCTTTCTTTTCAGATAGCTCAGGTTCCAGTTTCTTCACATTTATAGCTTGGTATTGAGGGAACACGCCTAGAGCAAAAGGCAACGCTGCAAATGCAGTCGCTGTGATGACAACCAACTGGACTAATGACTGAACTGCAAACCGTTTACCCTTAAGCGGACCCTTCTGCAAACGCACCATAATCAAGGGAGGTATCACCATAATTGGCGTTGCA
It contains:
- the ERG12 gene encoding mevalonate kinase (similar to Ashbya gossypii AER335W); translation: MTIISPSVLLPLVTSAPGKVIIFGEHAAVYNRAAIAASVSSLRTYLFVSQCQDEETIGMEFPDIKFSCKWSHKELSSISKEVLSKCFHSKNLQSELTEFLEQPLSKLDDTLTRHAAFCFLYLYMCLCPDMKGIKFIMKSTLPIGAGLGSSASVAVCLSLAMAKLGGHIGHESNRLTAAEKAFINQWSLTGEKCIHGTPSGIDNAVATYGNAVLFQRQSDGSTRFEPMKDFPQIPMILTNTKIPKSTKVLVANVRKLVEKDPLITTPILDAMEQIAKKASKILPAVDTDTLLYAELLELVRINHGLLVSLGVSHPGLEAVKCLSDNMKVGATKLTGAGGGGCALTLLNKDIDYQEIDQFIDTLSQQYGYESFSTDLGGFGCCFLSRESMQSRLEEITRLFEEPSTEQQLTDMLLPGNSSLMWIHH